The proteins below come from a single Mytilus edulis chromosome 5, xbMytEdul2.2, whole genome shotgun sequence genomic window:
- the LOC139525191 gene encoding craniofacial development protein 2-like, protein MTNTRGEFPSSSAFKSLIEYNPVNERIITARLNTKPIKTSIIQVYSPTNEADKEIKMEFYEMLQAEIEKIPKKNLTIIMGDFNAKVGQDNSGFERIMGKHGCGIMNENEEHLVDFCGLNNLVIGGTLFRHKDVHKLTWVSPGGRDKNQIDHIAINGKWRTSLQDVRVSRGADVGSDHHLVTVNIKFKLIRAS, encoded by the coding sequence ATGACAAACACCAGGGGTGAGTTTCCATCATCCTCAGCTTTTAAATCACTCATTGAGTATAATCCAGTCAATGAAAGAATAATAACAGCAAGACTAAATACAAAACCTATAAAGACATCAATCATCCAAGTCTATTCTCCAACAAATGAAGCTGATAAAGAAATTAAGATGGAATTTTATGAAATGCTCCAAGCTGAGATAGAGAAAATCCCGAAAAAAAACCTAACAATCATCATGGGAGATTTTAATGCTAAAGTGGGGCAAGATAACAGTGGTTTTGAGAGAATAATGGGGAAACATGGCTGTGGAATCATGAACGAAAATGAAGAACATCTAGTAGACTTCTGTGGACTGAACAATCTTGTAATAGGTGGAACACTGTTCCGACACAAGGATGTCCATAAGCTGACTTGGGTATCACCTGGAGGCAGAGATAAAAATCAGATCGACCACATAGCAATTAACGGTAAATGGAGGACATCCTTACAAGATGTGAGAGTAAGCCGAGGCGCTGATGTTGGAAGTGACCATCATCTTGTCACAGTAAACATCAAATTCAAACTTATCAGAGCATCATAA
- the LOC139525192 gene encoding iroquois-class homeodomain protein IRX-3-like: MNVYSPYGTPDFQMYQRNYNIRGNYYQPSPQTIPLAPIQNNMLSPYYPHNTYPHNGAGMYYPMQTPQESSYITQNSSCQVPSLETVLRTQVQDYIKLGLEKQISEVSASKGNTKILKDWLKQHRNNPYPTKTDKVMLAYSTNMTMTQISNWFANSRRRIKLEKSEKELNDSLLGSSCDDKKRLTCREDVRQSETLSSAKFKTGNKECALDSSRGENVNETFQSSFNETNITPDSGLESFIETEDSFEKRENAKDHKDIKCKTNLFGTDPLTDVTVEPLETKPDTINVTVEPLEIKPRTLDVSFANKDTTVCLVESPETKPNTFDESFENKSTTAVYRTSKIWSITDILNSK, from the exons ATGAATGTTTACAGTCCTTACGGTACACCAGATTTTCAG atgtaTCAGCGAAACTATAATATCAGAGGAAATTACTACCAACCATCGCCACAGACAATACCACTAGCACCAATCCAGAACAATATGCTATCTCCGTATTACCCACATAATACATATCCACACAATGGAGCTGGAATG TATTATCCGATGCAGACACCACAAGAAAGTTCCTATATTACCCAGAATTCAAGCTGTCAGGTTCCTTCTCTTGAAACGGTATTACGAACGCAAGTTCAAGATTATAT aaaattaGGACTAGAAAAACAAATATCTGAAGTTTCAGCTTCCAAAGGCAATACAAAAATTTTGAAAGATTGGTTGAAACAACACAGAAACAACCCATACCCGACAAAGACGGACAAAGTTATGTTGGCTTATTCAACTAACATGACCATGACCCAAATTTCAAACTGGTTTGCAAATTCAAGAAGAAGAATTAAACTAGAGAAAAGTGAAAAAGAGTTGAATGACAGTTTGTTGGGATCTTCTTGTGATGATAAAAAACGACTAACATGTCGTGAAGACGTGAGACAATCAGAAACATTATCTAGCGCCAAATTTAAAACCGGAAATAAAGAATGCGCATTGGATTCATCACGTGGCGAAAACGTAAACGAGACATTTCAGAGTTCTTTTAACGAAACGAACATTACTCCAGATAGTGGACTTGAGAGTTTTATAGAGACGGAAGATTCGTTTGAAAAACGTGAGAACGCAAAAGATCACAAAG ATATAAAGTGCAAGACAAATTTGTTTGGAACAGATCCATTGACAGATGTTACAGTCGAACCATTAGAGACAAAACCAGATACAATAAATGTAACAGTCGAACCATTGGAGATAAAACCACGTACATTAGACGTATCATTCGCAAATAAAGATACAACTGTTTGTTTAGTCGAATCACCGGAGACAAAACCAAATACCTTTGACGAATCATTTGAGAATAAAAGTACAACGGCTGTTTATAGGACATCGAAGATATGGTCTATTACCGATATTCTTAAttcaaaataa
- the LOC139524307 gene encoding uncharacterized protein encodes MRGRVVIGLSFFFMGGFIMMLIVKNYRTLQTVQDTRVLTSDDTSGGKNVLKPVCKVDFTNVYSMDLTTWSKNNKVCSECQNFIKATLKTPYGNTPIFVYPAAQDPWVSGILISSGHFEAEKSSIMFDLLKSDPELNLIDIGANIGVYTLSAAKMGRKVLAVEALDRNVRHICASVAGGGLQDKVTLVHNAISNSNGVVNLGVDKNNMGGTFVDVDSDHIKKLKEGRAQGTYGTVHTIKMDDLLKIPGIKNFKKVVVKMDIEGFEAKAMEGASLFFEKIKIVGFIMEWEFHRKQKTADTILKFMSKHNFIPHSLSSAKQKLDYTKSESWGYDVLWLPKG; translated from the coding sequence ATGAGAGGAAGAGTTGTCATaggtttgtcttttttctttatgGGAGGATTTATTATGATGCTCATAGTAAAGAACTATCGAACACTGCAGACGGTACAGGACACACGTGTTCTTACAAGTGACGACACTTCCGGTGGTAAAAACGTTCTAAAACCCGTATGTAAAGTAGATTTCACAAATGTGTATTCAATGGATTTAACTACTTGGagtaaaaataataaagtatGCAGCGagtgtcaaaattttataaaagcaACTCTTAAAACTCCATATGGGAATACGCCTATTTTTGTGTATCCAGCAGCCCAAGATCCGTGGGTCTCGGGAATACTGATAAGCAGTGGACACTTCGAAGCAGAGAAATCCAGTATAATGTTTGATTTGTTGAAATCCGACCCCGAATTAAATCTAATAGACATAGGAGCTAACATTGGAGTTTATACGCTCTCTGCTGCTAAAATGGGGAGAAAGGTTTTGGCCGTGGAGGCTTTAGACAGAAATGTCCGTCACATTTGTGCGTCTGTTGCCGGAGGTGGCTTACAGGATAAAGTCACTCTTGTTCATAATGCCATATCCAACAGTAACGGTGTTGTTAATCTAGGAGTAGATAAAAACAATATGGGAGGAACATTTGTCGATGTAGACTCGGATCATATTAAGAAACTAAAAGAAGGCCGAGCCCAAGGAACATATGGTACTGTTCATACGATAAAAATGGACGATCTTTTAAAAATTCCAGGAATAAAGAACTTTAAGAAAGTGGTAGTTAAAATGGACATTGAAGGCTTTGAAGCTAAGGCCATGGAAGGGGCGTCgttatttttcgaaaaaatcaaaatcGTTGGCTTTATTATGGAATGGGAATTccatagaaaacaaaaaactgcagatacaattttaaaatttatgagTAAACACAACTTCATACCACATTCATTGAGCTctgcaaaacaaaaattggaCTACACAAAGTCTGAGTCGTGGGGATATGATGTATTATGGTTACCAAAGGGGTAG